A window of Blattabacterium cuenoti contains these coding sequences:
- the hisH gene encoding imidazole glycerol phosphate synthase subunit HisH: MNKIIIIKYPVGNIQSILFSLERIGVDAIVTNSKKSIQNAEKIILPGVGEASFAMKYLKKNKLDIILSQLKQPVLGICLGMQLLCKTSEESNTNCIGIFDLSIKKFNSKNKKPKIPQIGWNTINDLKSPLFKDIPNDSYQYFVHSYYAPLGQYTIAKTNYIINYSSAINKDNFYAVQFHPEKSSFIGQKILENFIKL, translated from the coding sequence ATGAATAAAATAATTATCATAAAATATCCAGTTGGAAATATTCAATCTATTCTGTTTTCTTTAGAAAGAATAGGAGTAGATGCTATTGTAACTAATTCTAAAAAATCTATTCAAAATGCAGAAAAAATTATTCTTCCAGGAGTTGGAGAGGCCAGCTTTGCAATGAAATATTTAAAAAAAAATAAATTAGATATTATTTTATCTCAACTTAAACAACCGGTATTAGGAATATGTTTAGGCATGCAGTTACTTTGTAAAACATCAGAAGAAAGTAATACAAATTGTATAGGCATTTTTGATTTATCTATTAAAAAATTTAATTCTAAAAATAAAAAACCAAAAATTCCTCAAATAGGTTGGAATACCATTAACGATTTGAAAAGTCCTTTATTTAAGGATATACCAAATGATAGTTACCAATATTTTGTACATAGTTATTATGCTCCTTTAGGACAATATACTATTGCAAAAACCAATTATATTATTAATTACAGTTCGGCTATAAATAAAGATAATTTTTACGCAGTTCAATTTCATCCTGAAAAATCATCTTTTATTGGACAAAAAATATTAGAAAATTTTATCAAATTATAA
- the hisA gene encoding 1-(5-phosphoribosyl)-5-[(5-phosphoribosylamino)methylideneamino]imidazole-4-carboxamide isomerase, producing the protein MEIIVAIDIIDGQCVRLIQGNYQKKTIYKKNPLDMARFIEDNGLYRLHLVDLDGAKERKIINWKILNQIATYTNLTIDFGGGIYTEEDIKIVFDNGAHIATIGSIAVINASMFNNWIHIYGTDKILLGVDVINNKIATNGWTQLHNISLLKFLEEKIKYGINKIFCTDISKDGLLSGPSLSLYQTIIKQFPNMKVIASGGITSITNIRQLHDVGCYGVIIGKAIYENKILISDLNKWSE; encoded by the coding sequence ATGGAAATTATTGTAGCTATCGATATTATTGATGGACAATGTGTTCGTTTAATACAAGGTAATTATCAAAAAAAAACAATTTATAAAAAAAATCCATTAGACATGGCACGTTTTATAGAAGATAATGGATTATATAGATTACATTTAGTTGATTTAGATGGGGCAAAAGAAAGAAAAATTATTAATTGGAAAATTTTAAATCAAATAGCCACATATACAAATTTAACTATTGATTTTGGTGGTGGAATTTATACAGAAGAAGATATAAAAATAGTTTTTGATAATGGAGCACACATAGCAACAATTGGAAGTATTGCAGTAATCAATGCTAGTATGTTTAATAATTGGATCCATATTTATGGAACAGATAAAATACTTCTTGGAGTAGATGTTATAAATAATAAGATAGCAACTAATGGATGGACTCAACTTCATAATATTTCATTATTGAAATTTTTAGAAGAAAAAATTAAATATGGAATAAATAAAATTTTTTGTACGGATATTTCAAAAGATGGATTACTTTCTGGTCCTTCATTGTCATTATATCAAACTATTATTAAACAATTTCCAAATATGAAAGTTATTGCGAGTGGAGGAATAACAAGTATTACTAATATTCGTCAGTTACATGATGTAGGATGTTATGGGGTTATTATTGGAAAAGCAATATATGAAAATAAAATATTAATATCAGATTTAAATAAATGGAGTGAATAA
- the hisB gene encoding bifunctional histidinol-phosphatase/imidazoleglycerol-phosphate dehydratase HisB encodes MNKKKILFLDRDGTILQEPSINYQIDNIKKMLFYPQVIYFLSKIISQFNYQLVMVTNQDGLGTDKFPEKNFFIIQNHLLKILETEGIQFFAIHIDRSFPEDNVRTRKPGVGMLLDYFNKTYYNLSESFVIGDRITDVLLAKNLGCKAIWINQQNHFSYTNIIKLNKINLDELQNVISLKTDNWKEIYEFLSYNTNIYNKQFQYTRITYETDIKININLYGNGQAKINTKLGFLNHLLEQMSFHSNIDIDLYAKGDINVDEHHTIEDIAIALGESINKKLINKIGIDRYGFFSIPMDDSISTVVLDLGGRSHLCWKVKFVREKIGQISTEMFFHFFNSFSYSAKCNIYIFSKGKNEHHKIESIFKAFAKALKMAINRNNSSKIPSTKGLL; translated from the coding sequence ATGAATAAGAAAAAAATATTGTTTCTTGATAGAGATGGAACAATTCTTCAAGAACCATCTATTAATTATCAAATTGATAATATAAAAAAAATGTTATTTTATCCACAAGTTATATATTTTTTATCAAAAATAATATCTCAATTTAATTACCAATTGGTTATGGTCACAAATCAAGATGGATTAGGAACAGATAAATTTCCAGAAAAAAATTTTTTTATTATACAAAATCATTTATTAAAAATTTTAGAAACGGAAGGAATACAATTTTTTGCCATTCATATAGATAGAAGTTTTCCAGAGGATAATGTAAGAACAAGAAAACCTGGGGTTGGTATGTTACTTGATTATTTTAATAAAACATATTATAATCTTTCTGAATCTTTTGTAATTGGGGATAGAATTACTGATGTTTTATTAGCTAAAAATTTAGGATGTAAAGCAATATGGATTAATCAACAAAATCATTTTTCATATACAAATATCATCAAATTAAATAAGATTAATTTAGATGAATTACAAAATGTTATATCATTAAAAACTGATAATTGGAAAGAGATTTATGAATTTCTTTCTTATAATACAAATATTTATAATAAACAATTTCAATATACGCGTATTACTTATGAAACTGATATTAAAATTAATATTAATTTATATGGAAATGGACAAGCTAAAATTAATACTAAATTAGGTTTTTTAAATCATCTTTTAGAACAAATGTCTTTTCATAGTAATATAGATATTGATTTGTATGCAAAAGGTGATATTAATGTCGATGAACATCATACAATAGAAGATATTGCTATTGCTTTAGGGGAAAGTATTAATAAAAAACTTATTAATAAAATAGGAATAGATCGTTATGGTTTTTTTTCTATTCCTATGGATGATAGTATCTCTACTGTAGTATTAGATTTAGGAGGAAGAAGTCATTTATGTTGGAAGGTAAAATTTGTGCGAGAAAAAATTGGACAAATATCTACAGAAATGTTTTTTCATTTTTTTAACTCATTTTCTTATTCTGCTAAATGTAATATATATATATTTTCTAAAGGAAAAAATGAACATCATAAAATAGAATCTATTTTTAAAGCATTTGCAAAGGCTTTAAAAATGGCTATTAATAGAAACAATTCTAGTAAAATACCTAGTACAAAAGGATTATTATAA
- the hisC gene encoding histidinol-phosphate transaminase, producing MNSNFDINNLVMDHIKQLYPYLSARKEYSFNQNAIFLDANENSFGSPLSSLNSYHRYPDPLQIELKHKIAEIKNISSSKIFLGNGSDEIIDIIYRIFSKPRIDHSIIFPPTYGMYEVSGKIHGVDVIKVLLIKKTYQLDIQHFRKIVNLNSKIIFICSPNNPTGNNLKKEDIETIIEEFNGIIVLDEAYIDFSNQESFYKKIDKYPNLIIIHTLSKSWGLAGLRIGIAIASEAIIQWMNKIKSPYNINNISQELAIQALDNKDLFFYNLKKILSERKYMSLALKTIPIVKKVYPSDANFLLVKLSCSPNKFYKYLLQNNIIVRNISQILLCNNCLRITIGTNEENRFLIKKMQEYE from the coding sequence TTTGATATTAATAATTTAGTAATGGATCATATTAAACAATTATATCCATATTTATCAGCAAGAAAAGAATATAGTTTTAACCAAAATGCTATTTTTTTAGATGCCAATGAAAATTCTTTTGGATCACCTTTATCTTCATTAAATTCATATCATCGTTATCCAGATCCATTACAAATTGAATTAAAACACAAAATAGCAGAAATAAAAAATATTTCTTCTTCAAAAATATTTTTAGGTAATGGTAGTGATGAAATTATTGATATTATTTATCGTATTTTTTCTAAACCTAGGATAGATCATTCTATTATTTTTCCTCCTACATATGGTATGTATGAAGTAAGTGGAAAAATTCATGGAGTAGATGTTATTAAAGTTCTTTTAATAAAGAAAACCTATCAATTAGATATTCAACATTTTAGAAAAATTGTTAATTTAAATAGTAAAATAATCTTTATTTGTTCTCCAAATAATCCAACTGGAAATAATTTAAAAAAAGAAGATATAGAAACTATAATAGAAGAATTTAATGGTATTATCGTATTAGATGAAGCATATATAGATTTTTCTAATCAAGAATCTTTTTATAAAAAAATTGATAAATATCCTAATTTGATTATTATTCACACATTATCAAAATCCTGGGGATTAGCTGGATTAAGAATTGGAATTGCAATAGCTTCAGAAGCTATTATACAATGGATGAATAAAATAAAAAGTCCGTATAATATTAATAATATTTCACAAGAACTTGCGATACAAGCACTTGATAATAAAGATTTATTTTTTTATAATTTAAAAAAAATTCTGTCAGAAAGAAAATACATGTCATTAGCATTAAAAACAATTCCGATTGTTAAAAAAGTTTATCCCAGTGATGCAAATTTTTTATTAGTTAAATTATCATGTTCTCCAAATAAGTTTTATAAATATTTATTACAAAATAATATTATAGTTAGAAATATTTCACAAATTCTTTTATGTAATAATTGTTTAAGAATCACTATTGGCACAAATGAAGAAAATAGATTTTTGATAAAAAAAATGCAAGAATATGAATAA